A genomic segment from Clostridium pasteurianum BC1 encodes:
- a CDS encoding MFS transporter, producing the protein MEEKINIKPIVFVLFMTIFIIGADTFIISPLVPTISKYFSVNASEAGLLVTAYSIGYAIFAFIFGPISDKIGRRFLLIVGLICFSVFAILCGFVNNFKVLFLLRILSGASASAALAVSQLLGVPIGAFIAGAGGWRSSFFALGITLAIIYFPKIGTKAINGNAMSSQLLTSLKSVLLNKHALSGLFVTLFLMFGSFGMYSFLGVWLSNSFRLTVNAIGSVIIFVGVGNLIGNLAGGFLADTFGKKRVAIVGMLSLSILLILLPYTNHNFILAMGCILLWFISAGISLSSLNSLIVGLVPSLRGTMMSLNSSFMYIGTTIGVAFNGIILNDFGFHSVGLSSEISVIISLILVSILVSLKKDKAATAD; encoded by the coding sequence TTGGAAGAAAAAATAAATATTAAACCTATAGTATTCGTATTATTTATGACTATTTTTATAATTGGCGCAGATACATTTATAATATCACCTTTAGTTCCTACAATTAGTAAATACTTTAGTGTTAATGCTTCTGAAGCAGGTCTTTTAGTTACAGCATATTCTATAGGATATGCTATTTTTGCATTTATTTTTGGTCCGATATCTGATAAGATTGGAAGAAGATTTTTACTAATAGTTGGATTGATATGTTTTTCAGTATTTGCCATATTATGTGGTTTTGTAAATAATTTTAAAGTACTGTTTTTACTCCGTATACTATCAGGTGCATCAGCATCTGCTGCATTAGCTGTAAGTCAGTTATTAGGTGTTCCTATCGGAGCTTTTATTGCAGGTGCTGGTGGATGGAGATCATCATTTTTTGCACTTGGAATTACTTTAGCTATTATATATTTCCCTAAAATTGGAACCAAAGCTATCAATGGTAATGCGATGTCATCTCAACTTCTAACTTCTTTAAAAAGTGTATTATTAAATAAGCATGCACTTTCAGGTTTATTTGTTACATTATTTTTAATGTTTGGAAGTTTTGGGATGTATTCATTTCTTGGTGTATGGCTTTCAAACTCATTTAGATTAACAGTAAATGCCATAGGAAGTGTTATTATTTTTGTTGGTGTTGGAAATTTAATAGGAAATTTGGCTGGTGGATTTTTAGCTGATACTTTTGGGAAGAAGAGAGTTGCTATCGTGGGTATGCTTAGTTTAAGTATACTTTTAATATTACTCCCTTATACAAATCATAATTTTATATTAGCTATGGGCTGTATTTTATTATGGTTTATAAGTGCAGGGATATCATTATCTTCTTTAAATTCTTTAATAGTTGGACTGGTACCATCTTTAAGAGGAACCATGATGTCCTTAAATAGTTCTTTTATGTATATAGGTACTACTATTGGAGTTGCTTTTAATGGTATTATTTTAAATGATTTTGGATTTCATAGTGTTGGATTATCAAGTGAAATTTCTGTAATAATTTCTTTAATATTAGTTTCAATACTTGTTTCATTAAAAAAAGATAAAGCTGCAACTGCAGATTAA
- a CDS encoding MarR family winged helix-turn-helix transcriptional regulator — protein sequence MDKELERQIFEKIKYLNNLAVDKFSCIFNEFSATGIQFCVLRNITEGITMTELRKSVDCVASNMTTLIKRMERDNLVYTEKNPDDRRETKVYLTDHGKKTLNLMEPEYKSFLSELYSKLTHEEKNTLNELLTKLIDKNK from the coding sequence ATGGATAAAGAACTAGAAAGACAAATATTTGAAAAAATTAAATACTTAAACAATTTAGCAGTAGATAAATTTTCATGTATTTTTAATGAATTCAGTGCTACAGGTATTCAGTTTTGTGTATTGAGAAATATTACAGAAGGTATAACTATGACTGAATTAAGGAAATCAGTAGATTGCGTAGCAAGTAACATGACTACATTAATAAAAAGAATGGAAAGAGATAATCTAGTTTATACGGAAAAAAACCCTGATGACAGAAGAGAGACAAAAGTATATTTAACTGACCATGGTAAAAAAACACTGAATTTAATGGAACCTGAATATAAATCTTTCTTATCAGAATTATATTCAAAATTAACTCATGAAGAAAAAAATACATTAAATGAGCTGCTAACAAAATTAATTGATAAAAATAAATAA
- a CDS encoding transglycosylase domain-containing protein, whose amino-acid sequence MKKKKTKVKKSIKHLFLGILILLIIFNAFIYLKYWPTVTYLYKNATVKVNNCSEDTFKNRANSLNNMNSSYLQSNQIPTYVKNAFVAIEDTNFYKHGGVSIKAIFRAMYSFFANGGEITQGGSTITQQLARNVFLNFDKSYDRKLEEMFIATKLEKKFSKDQILEFYINNINFSNGAYGINPAAKKFFNKDCRQLNLSQLCLLAAIPNNPEYYDPIKHLNNTLQRRNLILEKMKENNYITNEQYNNAINYKIVLDLSKN is encoded by the coding sequence ATGAAAAAGAAAAAAACTAAGGTAAAAAAATCAATAAAACATTTATTTTTAGGTATTCTTATACTACTAATTATTTTCAACGCATTTATTTATCTTAAATATTGGCCAACTGTTACATATTTATATAAAAATGCAACAGTAAAAGTAAATAATTGTTCAGAAGATACTTTTAAAAATAGAGCAAATTCCTTAAATAATATGAATTCATCATATTTACAGTCCAATCAAATTCCCACCTATGTAAAAAATGCTTTTGTCGCTATTGAAGATACTAACTTTTATAAACATGGTGGAGTAAGTATAAAAGCCATTTTTAGGGCTATGTATTCTTTTTTTGCCAATGGTGGAGAAATAACTCAAGGAGGGAGTACTATTACCCAACAATTAGCACGAAATGTATTTTTAAATTTTGATAAAAGCTATGATAGAAAGTTAGAAGAAATGTTTATTGCCACTAAATTAGAAAAAAAGTTCTCAAAAGATCAAATATTAGAGTTTTATATTAATAATATTAATTTTAGTAATGGTGCTTATGGAATTAATCCAGCCGCTAAAAAATTTTTTAACAAAGATTGTCGCCAACTAAATCTCTCACAATTATGCTTATTAGCAGCTATACCTAATAATCCTGAATATTATGATCCAATAAAACATCTGAATAATACTTTACAGCGAAGAAATTTAATATTGGAAAAAATGAAGGAAAACAATTATATAACAAATGAACAATATAACAATGCTATTAATTATAAAATAGTATTAGATCTTAGTAAAAACTAA
- a CDS encoding ABC transporter ATP-binding protein, whose translation MDKVLEVAELTKFYKNGRGVKNISFDVYKGDVFGFLGPNGAGKTTVMKSITGLNSFQSGKIKILGYDLCTQFEAALKNVGSIIETAEVYEYISAYANLKFVSRFHKNINEANIEEALDMVNLTEYKKEKVSKFSLGMKQRLAIARALLANPKLIILDEPTNGLDIEGTVQLRNLIIELANKKKTTFFISSHLVHEIELMCNKVAIIHNGKLINNGEEIQNIKSKFNSLEDYYMRQIADGGNNNGKFES comes from the coding sequence GTGGATAAAGTTTTGGAGGTTGCTGAGTTAACTAAGTTCTACAAAAATGGACGAGGGGTTAAAAATATAAGCTTCGACGTTTATAAAGGGGATGTATTTGGTTTTCTAGGACCTAATGGTGCAGGTAAAACAACAGTAATGAAGTCAATTACTGGTTTGAATTCTTTTCAAAGTGGAAAAATTAAAATACTTGGTTACGATTTATGTACCCAGTTTGAAGCCGCTTTAAAAAATGTGGGCTCCATAATAGAAACGGCTGAGGTCTATGAATACATAAGTGCATATGCTAACTTAAAATTCGTATCCAGATTTCATAAAAATATTAATGAAGCTAATATTGAAGAAGCGTTGGACATGGTTAATTTAACAGAATATAAAAAGGAAAAGGTGAGTAAATTTTCTTTAGGGATGAAGCAGAGGCTAGCTATTGCCAGGGCGCTGCTGGCAAATCCAAAATTAATAATTTTAGATGAACCTACTAATGGCTTAGATATTGAAGGTACAGTTCAACTGAGAAATTTAATAATTGAGCTTGCCAATAAGAAAAAAACTACATTTTTCATTTCAAGTCATTTAGTACATGAAATTGAGCTAATGTGTAATAAAGTTGCAATAATTCATAATGGTAAACTCATAAATAACGGAGAGGAAATTCAAAATATAAAGAGCAAATTTAATTCTTTAGAGGATTATTACATGAGGCAGATAGCAGATGGAGGAAATAATAATGGAAAGTTTGAAAGCTAA
- a CDS encoding ABC transporter permease, with the protein MESLKANILNEVQKLFSRKKTWIFLIIIAITSFLSAFFITAIQTKLVFIAMSSISFPLMALSIFTNIILPLFIFMAVSELFAGEVEDKTLKLVLIMPITRLKVYITKIISIGIYIIINLFVVLLVSTISALFLNINLSSISNVICSYLIDVIPALILAIFASFIAQFFRSSSTALTSCILIFIGIKVISLFFPGINSNIFTNYLNWSSLWFSGETNFLRAINIFLLMVAYGIIFFTTGYYMFDKKEV; encoded by the coding sequence ATGGAAAGTTTGAAAGCTAATATTCTAAATGAAGTGCAAAAGCTATTTTCAAGGAAAAAAACTTGGATATTTCTTATTATCATTGCAATAACAAGCTTTTTATCTGCTTTTTTCATAACAGCTATCCAGACAAAATTAGTTTTTATAGCAATGAGCTCAATAAGTTTTCCCTTAATGGCTCTAAGCATATTTACGAATATTATATTACCTTTGTTTATATTTATGGCAGTATCAGAATTATTTGCTGGGGAAGTTGAGGATAAGACTCTAAAGTTGGTTCTAATTATGCCAATAACTAGACTTAAGGTATATATTACTAAAATTATTTCTATAGGTATTTATATAATCATAAATTTATTTGTTGTATTACTGGTTTCAACTATATCTGCTCTTTTCTTGAATATAAACCTATCAAGCATATCTAACGTTATTTGCAGCTACTTAATAGATGTTATACCTGCATTAATTTTGGCTATATTTGCTTCCTTTATTGCCCAATTTTTTAGAAGCAGTAGTACTGCTTTGACTAGCTGCATTCTCATTTTTATAGGAATAAAAGTTATATCCTTATTTTTTCCAGGTATTAATAGCAATATATTTACTAATTATTTAAACTGGAGTTCACTTTGGTTTTCAGGTGAAACAAATTTTTTAAGAGCAATTAATATATTTTTACTAATGGTGGCCTACGGAATTATCTTCTTTACTACTGGTTATTATATGTTTGATAAAAAAGAAGTTTAG
- a CDS encoding response regulator transcription factor has translation MDKETILVVDDDKEIRDLVGIFLENDGYIVIKAMNGIEALEVLKKHNVDLIILDVMMSGMDGIETCINIRKNKNMPIIMLSAKNEDMDKIMGLTTGADDYLGKPFNPLELLARIKSQLRRYKKLNNTEEKKEGIIEIDDLLIDINTHQVKLDNKNIKLTAREFEILLLLARNRGIVFSAEKIYEEVWNNDFLESDNTIMVHIRKIREKIEYNPRTPRFIKTVWGVGYKIES, from the coding sequence ATGGATAAGGAAACAATTTTGGTGGTTGATGATGACAAAGAAATCAGAGATTTGGTAGGTATATTTTTAGAAAACGATGGTTACATAGTTATTAAAGCTATGAATGGTATAGAAGCTTTAGAGGTCCTTAAGAAACATAACGTGGATTTAATTATTTTAGATGTTATGATGTCTGGAATGGATGGAATAGAAACTTGTATTAACATTAGAAAAAATAAAAATATGCCAATTATAATGCTATCAGCTAAAAATGAGGATATGGATAAAATTATGGGATTAACAACTGGTGCAGACGATTATCTAGGGAAGCCTTTCAATCCTTTGGAGCTTTTAGCAAGAATAAAATCTCAATTGCGTAGATATAAAAAATTAAATAATACAGAAGAAAAAAAAGAAGGAATTATAGAAATAGATGATTTACTTATAGATATAAATACTCACCAAGTAAAGCTTGATAATAAAAATATAAAACTTACTGCAAGAGAATTTGAGATATTGCTTTTGTTGGCTAGAAATAGAGGAATTGTGTTTAGTGCAGAAAAAATTTATGAAGAGGTATGGAATAATGATTTTCTTGAGTCTGATAATACAATAATGGTACATATTAGAAAAATTAGAGAAAAGATTGAATATAATCCTAGAACTCCAAGATTTATAAAGACTGTATGGGGGGTAGGTTATAAAATTGAAAGTTAG
- a CDS encoding sensor histidine kinase has translation MKVSFQRIIIAPFTSLIGLYKFIFKKISKSIRLKIMLTFAICLLASLIIGGVTEHFLIIKDQDSRTELIKSLKEIDGPAKSIANQIQKEKLGIKDNLRIKQLLQNINHSENYQIIISNVNGNAIYKSENISEIMIEVNIIIKNLFDETKNGILSVRSMEYKNYSINFYPIKFNDGNGYIVISGQPSKEKIFEEYKTTDIRLVSSIVTLTSFLILFLLLTNKEMKYIEFILAGLLEIAKGNLDYRISKRGEDELALLADNVNYMAEELKRQIENERKAEKIKNEIITNMSHDLRTPLTSIKGYLEVIKSKKYSGEKQLEQYIDIVYNKSEKLKVLVNDLFEYTKLANNAVAIEKQNIVLNELFDQLVEEFVPVCEENNVTVTKEFIKEKIIVNVDPDKIVRVFENLLVNAIRYSVKPSDIKISLWKDREFSVVCIKNKCKTIAKEDMGRIFERFYRIDKSRSSDTGGSGLGLAIAKNMVELQGGTIEAECEENYISLIVRFKL, from the coding sequence TTGAAAGTTAGTTTTCAAAGAATAATAATAGCGCCTTTTACTTCTCTTATAGGTTTATATAAATTCATTTTCAAAAAAATTTCTAAAAGTATTAGATTGAAGATTATGTTGACCTTTGCAATCTGTCTTTTAGCTTCTCTCATTATCGGGGGTGTAACTGAACATTTTCTGATAATAAAGGATCAAGACTCAAGAACCGAATTAATTAAAAGTTTAAAAGAAATTGATGGTCCAGCAAAAAGTATTGCGAACCAAATTCAAAAAGAAAAACTTGGTATTAAAGATAATTTAAGGATTAAGCAATTGTTACAAAATATTAACCACAGTGAAAATTATCAAATAATCATTAGTAATGTGAATGGAAATGCAATATATAAGTCTGAAAATATTAGCGAAATAATGATAGAAGTTAATATAATAATAAAAAATTTATTTGATGAAACTAAAAATGGTATACTATCCGTAAGAAGTATGGAATATAAAAATTACTCTATTAACTTTTATCCAATAAAATTCAATGATGGTAACGGTTATATAGTGATTAGCGGACAACCTTCTAAAGAAAAAATTTTTGAAGAGTACAAAACAACAGATATAAGATTAGTGTCTTCTATTGTAACCTTAACTTCATTTTTAATTCTCTTTCTACTTTTAACTAATAAGGAAATGAAATATATTGAGTTTATACTTGCAGGACTTCTTGAAATAGCTAAAGGAAACCTAGACTATAGAATATCCAAAAGAGGAGAAGATGAGTTGGCATTATTAGCAGATAATGTGAATTATATGGCTGAAGAGCTGAAACGTCAAATAGAAAACGAGAGAAAGGCTGAAAAAATAAAAAACGAAATTATAACTAATATGTCTCATGATTTAAGAACTCCATTGACTTCAATAAAGGGATACTTGGAAGTTATAAAGAGTAAGAAATATTCTGGAGAGAAACAATTAGAACAATATATCGACATTGTTTATAATAAATCAGAAAAACTTAAAGTGCTGGTTAATGATTTGTTTGAATACACTAAGTTGGCCAACAATGCTGTAGCAATTGAGAAGCAGAATATAGTATTAAACGAATTATTTGATCAGCTTGTGGAGGAGTTTGTGCCTGTATGTGAAGAAAACAATGTGACTGTGACAAAGGAATTTATAAAAGAAAAGATAATTGTCAATGTAGATCCTGATAAAATCGTTAGAGTATTTGAAAATCTATTAGTAAATGCAATAAGATATAGTGTAAAACCCAGCGATATAAAGATAAGTTTATGGAAGGATAGAGAGTTTTCCGTAGTTTGTATTAAGAATAAATGCAAAACAATCGCTAAAGAAGATATGGGAAGGATTTTCGAAAGATTTTATAGAATTGATAAATCAAGATCGTCGGATACTGGGGGAAGCGGTTTAGGGCTTGCCATAGCGAAAAATATGGTAGAATTACAAGGTGGAACTATAGAAGCTGAATGTGAAGAGAATTATATAAGCTTGATTGTAAGGTTTAAGCTTTAA
- a CDS encoding alpha/beta fold hydrolase: MWDTQVEFFKNQYYCLAPDLPGHGNSKEK; encoded by the coding sequence ATGTGGGATACTCAAGTTGAATTTTTTAAAAATCAATATTATTGTTTGGCTCCTGATTTACCTGGTCATGGAAATAGCAAAGAGAAATAG
- a CDS encoding recombinase family protein produces MKKIFGYIRVSSTDQNIDRQLEEMLSLGINERDIYIDKQSGKDFERPQYKALKTILRSGDIVYIKSIDRFGRNSRDIKREWEEITQGIGADIKVLDMPLLDTTQYKDLIGNFVSNLVLEVLSFVAEQERKNIKQRQQEGIKIAKAKGKHLGRPKAMFPEQWQDIYKAWKSDNITAVKAMERLNLKKSTFYKLVKQYEHL; encoded by the coding sequence ATGAAAAAAATCTTTGGATATATCAGAGTAAGCAGCACAGATCAGAATATAGATAGGCAGCTTGAAGAAATGTTATCTCTAGGTATAAATGAACGTGATATATATATTGATAAGCAAAGTGGCAAGGACTTTGAAAGACCTCAATATAAGGCCCTTAAAACAATATTAAGATCTGGTGATATAGTATATATAAAATCAATTGATAGATTTGGAAGAAACTCAAGAGATATCAAAAGGGAATGGGAAGAGATAACTCAGGGAATAGGTGCAGATATAAAAGTGTTGGACATGCCTTTGCTAGACACTACACAATATAAAGATTTAATAGGAAACTTTGTTTCTAATCTAGTCTTAGAAGTACTTTCATTTGTAGCAGAACAGGAAAGAAAAAATATTAAGCAAAGACAACAGGAAGGTATTAAAATAGCCAAGGCTAAGGGAAAACATCTTGGTAGGCCAAAGGCCATGTTTCCTGAACAGTGGCAAGATATTTATAAGGCTTGGAAATCCGATAACATCACAGCTGTAAAAGCTATGGAGAGGCTCAATTTGAAGAAAAGTACATTTTATAAGCTTGTTAAACAGTATGAACATTTATAA
- a CDS encoding DUF6609 family protein yields the protein MELLLSKMGYEKGEKSRFLNKRLCGIWLIGIGFIIVLSVIVGGKYLINPIVFVIGYFTGMIIIFRSKTLKKKFSYGPRSKFQLNMSKISIILMVLLASIFSGKYFGTTNYRMIWLGALLATAIHFIPFSTVHGKLLLYISFPLAINTLVGILDVNLSFYYLAIIDGVIKIIFGVILLMTKKPQKIID from the coding sequence ATGGAATTATTACTTTCCAAAATGGGCTATGAAAAAGGTGAAAAATCAAGATTTTTAAACAAACGACTTTGTGGAATATGGCTTATTGGGATTGGATTTATAATTGTGTTAAGCGTAATTGTTGGAGGTAAATACCTCATAAATCCAATTGTATTTGTCATAGGATATTTTACGGGAATGATAATTATTTTTCGCTCTAAAACATTAAAAAAGAAATTTTCCTATGGACCACGTTCAAAATTCCAGTTAAATATGTCAAAAATATCAATAATATTAATGGTGTTACTTGCATCTATATTTTCTGGCAAATATTTTGGAACAACTAATTACAGAATGATATGGCTTGGAGCATTATTGGCAACAGCCATTCATTTTATACCATTTTCAACTGTACATGGGAAGTTATTATTATATATATCATTTCCATTAGCAATAAACACATTAGTTGGTATACTCGATGTAAATTTAAGTTTTTATTATTTAGCGATTATAGATGGTGTAATTAAAATTATATTTGGGGTAATTCTTTTGATGACTAAAAAACCACAGAAAATAATTGATTGA
- a CDS encoding site-specific integrase, whose product MERVEPIRSEKKIKDLKKYPLGAGNMRNYALIVLGLNTALRISDILQLTWEDVYDFEEKTFKTHVYIKEQRTGKDKKFLLNKNTIEGLLKHKRKLGHINHQDYIFSSRNGENKAITRHMAIRIIKESCAAVGIKEHVGCHSLRKTFGYHSWKKGVPVPVLMELFNHSTQAITKLYLGISQDDIDDVYRLVEL is encoded by the coding sequence ATGGAAAGAGTTGAACCTATAAGATCAGAGAAAAAAATTAAGGATCTAAAGAAGTATCCTTTAGGAGCAGGAAATATGAGAAACTATGCTTTAATTGTGCTGGGGCTTAATACAGCACTAAGGATTTCAGATATACTGCAGCTGACATGGGAGGATGTATATGACTTTGAAGAAAAGACCTTCAAAACTCATGTATACATAAAGGAACAAAGGACCGGTAAGGATAAAAAATTCTTACTTAATAAAAATACCATAGAAGGTCTTTTAAAGCATAAAAGAAAGCTTGGGCATATAAATCATCAAGACTATATTTTCAGCAGCCGCAACGGTGAGAATAAAGCTATAACCCGACATATGGCCATAAGAATAATAAAAGAGAGCTGCGCAGCAGTGGGAATAAAAGAACATGTTGGCTGCCATTCATTAAGAAAGACCTTTGGATATCACTCCTGGAAGAAGGGAGTACCAGTGCCAGTGCTTATGGAGCTGTTTAATCATTCTACTCAGGCCATAACTAAATTGTATTTGGGTATTTCCCAAGATGATATTGATGATGTTTATCGTCTTGTAGAACTTTAA
- a CDS encoding PadR family transcriptional regulator, with protein sequence MNDKSQFLKGTLEGCILKIINDDEVYGYEIAEKLKNYGLSEVSEGTIYPLLLRLEKAGLLNSTKKESPYGPKRKYYKLSIGGKEALNNFYENWMKLKESIDKIFIDYREETENE encoded by the coding sequence TTGAATGATAAATCTCAATTCTTAAAGGGAACTTTAGAAGGATGTATACTGAAGATTATTAATGATGATGAAGTTTATGGATATGAAATAGCTGAAAAATTGAAGAATTATGGATTAAGTGAAGTGAGTGAAGGTACTATATACCCGCTGCTTTTAAGACTTGAAAAAGCAGGACTTCTAAATTCTACGAAAAAAGAATCTCCTTATGGTCCTAAAAGAAAATATTATAAGTTATCCATTGGAGGAAAAGAAGCATTAAATAATTTCTATGAAAACTGGATGAAGCTTAAAGAAAGCATTGATAAAATATTTATTGATTATAGAGAGGAGACTGAAAATGAATGA
- a CDS encoding DUF1048 domain-containing protein — protein MNEANKMIKENHEISKKLNKENQAIYTDIVCYIRVSSINEKEEIISDILDMFLRCQEAGKPIEEAIENDYKGFCDSIIGSVSQKRISFNNLKEYLGIIINGIFILLTIDFVFNYIPKLIASKSLISYQFNVSFFITTIIIIIISIAIVKYIGKNSFKFSNRKSSKKENFLFGSGFASFIILMGIFQYVLRNYVLFSLSGYYVFFVLGIYWIYKLISKIKDKF, from the coding sequence ATGAATGAAGCAAATAAAATGATAAAGGAAAATCATGAAATAAGTAAAAAACTTAATAAAGAAAATCAAGCAATATATACGGATATTGTTTGCTATATTAGAGTAAGCTCAATAAATGAAAAAGAAGAAATTATTTCTGATATTTTAGATATGTTTTTAAGGTGCCAGGAAGCTGGAAAACCAATTGAAGAAGCTATAGAAAATGATTATAAGGGATTTTGTGATTCAATTATAGGATCTGTAAGTCAAAAGAGAATTTCATTTAATAATCTAAAAGAATATCTAGGAATAATTATAAATGGGATATTTATTCTTTTAACTATAGATTTTGTGTTTAACTATATACCAAAATTAATTGCAAGTAAATCTTTAATCAGTTACCAGTTTAATGTATCATTTTTTATAACAACTATAATAATTATTATTATATCTATTGCTATAGTAAAATACATTGGCAAAAATAGCTTCAAATTTTCAAATAGGAAGTCATCGAAAAAAGAAAACTTTCTATTTGGTTCAGGATTTGCATCGTTTATTATTTTAATGGGTATTTTTCAATATGTATTAAGGAATTATGTATTGTTTTCTTTAAGTGGATACTACGTATTTTTTGTATTAGGAATCTATTGGATATACAAACTTATAAGTAAAATAAAAGATAAATTTTAA
- a CDS encoding GtrA family protein has protein sequence MITVKNIYNTFINNEKYKHIIRFGCVGCLNTTFDFGIFSLLNSVFGINYIISQIASYSSGTLNSYLLNKFWSFNDTKISKKTTMEVVQFIVVNSASLGVSLIGLRILMRDNSMNPFFAKIISMVLAQVVNFVGYRFWVFGTIAKLVPRTKKT, from the coding sequence ATGATTACTGTGAAAAATATTTACAATACATTTATAAATAATGAAAAATATAAACATATTATAAGATTTGGATGTGTAGGGTGCTTAAATACTACGTTTGACTTTGGAATATTTTCTCTCTTAAATAGTGTATTTGGTATTAATTATATCATAAGCCAGATAGCATCCTATTCTAGTGGTACGTTAAATAGCTATCTTTTAAATAAATTTTGGAGCTTTAATGATACGAAAATTAGTAAGAAGACAACAATGGAAGTTGTTCAATTTATTGTTGTTAATTCAGCATCCCTAGGAGTAAGTTTAATAGGTTTACGTATATTAATGAGAGATAATTCCATGAATCCTTTCTTTGCAAAAATTATTTCAATGGTACTAGCTCAAGTAGTTAATTTTGTAGGATATAGATTTTGGGTTTTTGGCACAATTGCAAAGTTAGTACCTCGTACTAAAAAAACATAG